A window of Hordeum vulgare subsp. vulgare chromosome 5H, MorexV3_pseudomolecules_assembly, whole genome shotgun sequence genomic DNA:
TTACTTGATGAGGATGCATCTCGCTGGAGAACCTTCAGCGCCGCGCAACCTTAGTGGCAAGCAATGCAAGGTGTATATTCCAGTGGCAACATCTTCAAGGTTTAAGGCTTCCACAAGGATGACTTCCTGAAAGGAACAAATAACAGGTTTAAAAGGCGTCTCAATCTGGTTTTCAGGGATTTTACATGGAGAGAGTGATCTCAAGATCAAAACCAATGCTCTTTTGGAAGATATATGAAAATTACAAGTAGCGAAAGGGTTACTACCGAACAACCAATTTTTATGCTGAATATCTCACCACATACGGATGAGATTGGTTTGAACTAAACGGATTTATGGACTCGCTCACCTCCCTAAGATATGTAAAGTGTATACTTTTTGTACTTTTAGACATGATTTCCACAGAGTTATACGGCAAGTGCATTGTTTTTAAATGACATTTACCGATGGTTATTACATCATGAGATGACAGAGACTAGTTTACCACTTGCATGGGTTTAAATACTTACCATTTTCTCAAGAAAAACTAGATGAGCTGGAATACATTCATCATATGCTCCCACGGATAAGTAATCAACTCCTGCACGAACAAAATATTAATTAAGATTAAAGAAGATAGTGTGAGGAATATATGAGATTAAAACCAAGGTATATTGCATGTTAACTTAAAATCAGTCATTTCGCTTTGGTGATTTACCATGCATTATTGGTACCAACAATATTACTTGTGATAAATATATCTTGCAAATTTAATCAAAAGACGGTTGTGCACAAAGTGGATGGATACATTTCGACTTACCAACTAGTTGGATGTCGGTGTTATCAATCAACCACTGAGCACCGTCTTCCATGAAGCCAACATAACTTGAATCAAACTCTTTCTTCCACATAAGCTTTCTGCATTAAGGAAAGATTGATGTTTGACATAGTTTATACTTACtacggccctgtttggaaccacccagattatataattcagtttttataatctattttgtctccaaacatgacagattatagtgtagattataaaaactattaaaaactcataatctacactacaccagctaaaatcagattatggattgctaatgacccattatccttgtaaagttggagataattacattcctaccaccgccaccctcctcttttaaaaaaaaacagaggacagacaggtcattatgcaatgtaaaatctggattacagtttatataatctggcctccaaacatgtccacctggattacttttataaaccagattatataatataccttcataatctagattatcataatctattgtggttccaaataGGGCCGAGGTTTATTAAATAATAACTCACTTTGTATATGATATACATTTTGCTCCATAAGAAAATTTCATATACACTCAATTAAAAATTGAGTATTaggaacatcaatctaaataatgAACCAACATAAGTGCAAGGGAAGTATTGAATTATTTTTTTGGATATGCTTATCCTTTCTGCAACGTACTTTAGTTGGCATGCTTAGAAATGCATGTTAAGACGATTATTTGTTCAATATATATGTTCTTTTGAGATGGATTATGAGGTAAAAAAAAATCACTGTTAAACAGTAATAAGATCGTACCATGAAAATCCAACTACAGAAGTCGTATACATGAATGTGATGCGAACTCTTGTGTGCATGCATAGTATGATCGTATTACCTGTCGGTGTTTAAGGTTCGGAAGAGTACACGGCGGACTCCTTTAGGAATATGCAAGGATTCCATGACATCAGCTGCAAGGAAGATATTGTATTTGAGGGTGTTTATCATGAAGATATATGCACACATTACCTATACCATGAGTCCAACgttatgaaacaatataaatttgAGATGGCAGAACCAGTATTACACGATCATGATGTAACATGGAAATATCATCTTTACAGTTCGAACCGAAAGAATGTGATGTGTACACAAACATTATTCCCGCTTGTGCCCTTAATCCCGACAATTTGCTATTTTTACATACCAATTGGTGTGTCTTACAAGGGCACAAATTTGACATATGCCAATTTAAATATCTGAAACCAAATTTGGCAGCTGGGTAAGATTACTTCCTGAAACTTAAAAGTAACATTTTTACTTAGAATTTTGACATGTGAGTTATATACTAGTATGCGGGGCACGACATTTTGGCCACGATGCGCATATGCTCCTCTGGTGAACAGTaaattaaaaacaaatatttaataaaaatagaaaatctgttttttccttgtgcaTGTTCATGTCACTGTCCAAATCGTGCTTCAGAAATTTCATGCAAAACAGAAAAATTGTATTTCATGAAAAGAAAACAAACTTCAGTGGTGCGGAAATGGCAAGAATTTGGTACTTGacatttttcttttttgcacaCGTCGAAATGATTGGGCTTTCCCcttaaggcctcgtttggttaagggggattggggaggttttgagagggagggattttaggggattgggtgaatccctttgttccacccaatcctctcaaatccccggggttttgcttccactagtcctcCGAGGAGGGTTTtaaaacacatggataggaagggattgaaggggaacggaggggattgggctaagcaagcCCCTCCCACCAAATGGACGtccgaggatctgtggggtttctacccccccccccccccctccccgggattttcctctcaaaacctcctcAATCCccgttaaccaaacgaggcctaaagGCCTAAACAATACAAATAACATTTGGACATGAACATGTACATATCTAATTAATTTTCTTTTGACGTTTACTAAATTATTTTTAGAGCAAATGCTCCCTGAGGTGGAATTGGATATCTGACTTTATGAACCCTGACTGAAATATGTAAGTGGAGTGGTGGCCTGTGCAGTTTACCTGTTATGTTGGTGTCCCTTGGAACATCTACCAGCAGCGCTGGTCCTGCAGCCCACCAGATTACAAGTCAGAGACTCAAAATTATTCATGTGATCGACAATTAGTACCACATGCCTACTGCTAGTATCAGAAGAATCAAAAGAGGAGAAGCGTATGCGTGGCCGTGGCGTGGCGTACCGTTGAGGACGGCGAGGTCGAGCGTGTCGATGTCGAAGCCGGCGTCGTAGTAGTGCTCAAAGACGTGGCCCGGCGCGTCGACGTGGGTGCCGGAGTGCGCCGTGAGCCGGAGCTCGGAGAAGTTGGCGATGTCGGAGCCGTTGCGCATGGAGCGCGCCAGCCGCAGGAACCCGGGCGTGCCCTCCGCCGACTCGAACGCCGGCATGTCCTCCCGGTAGTAGTGGCTGATGTCCAGGATCCGGCCGCCGTCGAACTCCTCGCGCCTCTCCGGCACGGGCACCGGCGCCACAGCTGCTGCTGCATCCCCCTTCACGCCGCACGCCGGCTCGGCGTCGGTGGCGCCGTAGCCGGGGTATGCGGGTTCGGCGGAGGCCACGGTGGCGCCCACGAGgagcaggaggaagaagggaaggagctCCATGGCCGTGGAGCGTGGAGTTGGAGTGTTTGCTTCTGCTGCACACGCGGCCGGTCAAAACTCGGAAGGAACAAGGTGTATCGATCATTGGTAGTAGGTGGTTCGCGATCATCTTTTCTTTCTCTGTAGAGAAAATGAATCATGCCGGACCAGTCGTTTGGGCGGCTGGGAACGGGAATACTAGTTAGTTCAGTAAACGATATTTTGGGGATTGTCCTGAATAAATAAAAGGGAACAGGAAGGACAACGGAACGGAGCGAAAGAGTTTTCAAGAAACTGATGATGCACAAGGCTCTCGAGATATTCGGAAGGAAATAAAGGGAAATCGTTCCCCACCGATCGCGCTCCATGCCATCCCTTTAGAccttgtttggaaccataatagattataataatctgaattatgaacatatattatataatctggtttataaaaataatccagatgaccatgtttggaggtcagattatataaactataaaccagcttttaaattgtacaatgacatgtttgtCCTCAGTTTACaagaaaaaataggaaagtgGCGGTGGCACTGTGTAATTCTCTTAAAGTTTACAAGAATAACATGTCATTTGTAatccataatctcattttagctggggtagagtagattatgagattataataatctggtaatctagtttataaaatctacaatataaactgtcctgtttgaaaatacaatagattataaaaaccagattatataatctgggtagtcccaaacagggccttagtcggGAAAATGTTTAGCCAAAAAGACATGGTTTTGAAGAAATAGCTTGGTTTCATTCCCGTGTTTGATTAAAGATAAAAAAAATATCATGGGTTTGTTTTATTTCTATGATTGTTTAAAGATATGAAATGAGAAGAATATGACTCAATTCACCACCTCGCACATGTATGTCATGTATTAACTAAAATAAATATATGATTTTGCATCAAATGATATATTATATAAATTCCAGCAACATTTTCATTGTATTTTTTGTTTTAACAATTAGAAGGGGTGTTTTTCTTATCGATAAGAGAAGAATAACCGGGTGATTTATTTGATTTGGTGGAATCGCTTGATGAAGCATATGCCGGTTCCGGTTCTATCCTCAATTAAACACTCGAATAGTGGGCTAGGGATGGAATCAACCCGTCTCGTGCCACTATATCCGTAAAGCAAACACACTCGAGCCAGTGGCTCGGCCAGTCACACGCTAGTCACGTGATCCTTCACTTCTTGTGCATTGTCGAGGGAATGATCCTAACAATAATACTAGGGGCACGAATAAGGAAAAACCTAGCTACGACACATGTGTCTCACTTGGATTTAGCAAGTTCGGACCCCTTTCGGAGAGGTAAAAACAATACGTCTCGTGGGCCGGAGGCTTTGTGTTTTCTCTCGGGGTGTCTAATTACAAAGGATGTTGAACCCTTGTCCAGGAGgtcgggggtggcttatatagagttcgtctggaaccgtcgtgcttcattaCAAGGGCAATCAATGCGAGTAACTACATGCGTTACTGAAAACTGTGGTCCTAACTACGGCCATTACTAGTAACGCTAGCCATGACTGCACTTCATGTGTGGTGTTAAGTCCCTCGCCTGTTGTAGCTCCCACGTCGTCCACGTCTCTTCTCCGTCCAAGTGTTGCTGCCTCGCCGACGGACTAGAAGATGTCTGAGTGACTCCATGGGTCTGAGTGGGACTGATTTATGCATCCAAATGCATTTATAGTCTTGTGACTTTAATGGCCGTGTGGGTCCCTAGCTGGTCCCTGGATGTCTGGTCCATGATCCTACCACTAGTAGGTGACCCCATCATTAGCCGCCGAATCGGCGAGTTTTAGTTGGTTGAGTGAATGACACTTCGAAGTGTCGCTAGCGCCTCGGGGGTGCGTGGAAAGTAGCTCGGGGCTTTTTCCACTCGGTTCCAAGATGAAGCCGCAACGGATTCGGGATTGAAGATTTCCGAATGATTAGACTAGTTTGACTGCTATGCGCAACCTGATGACACTCGGTTGTCTCTCGGGAGGGACAACCTAGTAGCTCGTGTGCGAGCATGCTAGGGACTCCAAGTGACCCCATAAGAGTGAGGATTTATCCTCTATGTGTCCCGATGGAACTCCTTCGACCACGTTCGTGTGCATCCTCTGAATAGGGGCCAACAGGGGGTATTCGGCAGATCGAAATGCGCTATTTTGGGCAAGTGGGTGCGGAGACCACTCAGACCAATTCGTTGTGGAAATTCCGCAGATTTGAAACATGGGTGACGTGTGTGTGCGGAAGCGGTTGCTTCGTGGTAGTGGGAAAAGTGGGTGTGGCACCTCGATTACCGCATTGGAGATTTCATCACGTGCCTTAGAGGCACTGTCCGCGGGATCTCGCGGATCTCACCGTGTCCGCTGATTGACAGGTGGAGATTCGCCAGcctgagtgttggaaatatgccctagaggcaataataaatttattattatcatatttccttgttcatgataatcttttattatccatgctagaattgtattgattggaaacttagaTAGATGtgcggatacataaacaacattgTGTTCCTAGTGAGTCTGTGCTAgattagctcattgatcaaagatggttaagatttcctaaccatagacacgagttgtcatttcataacaagatcacatcattaggagaatgatgtcatgtACAAGACCCAGTCGTAAGCATaacatttgatcgtatcacttagtttgttgctaatgctttcttcatgtcaagtatctgttcctaagactatgagataatgcaactccctgacaccggagaaattccttgcatgtatcaaacgtcactttGTAACTGGGTGgtcataaaggtactctacaggtatctctgagggtgtctgttgggttagcatggatcgagactggcatTTTTCACTCTGTTTAATGGagaggttgttggaaatatgccctagaggcaataataagttagttattattatatttccttgttcacaataatcgtttattatccatgctagaattatattgattggaaactcaaatacatgtgtggatacatagacaacacagtgtcccagcgagcctctagttgactagttcgttgatcaaagatggtcaaggtttcctggccataggcaagtgttgtcacttgataacgggatcacatcattaggagaatcatgtgatcgacaagaccaaaactatgaacgtagcatgcgatcgtgtcattttattgctattgttttctgcgtgtcaagtattcattcctatgaccatgagatcatgtatcccactgacaccggaggaataccttgtgtatatcaaacgtcacaacgtaactgggtgactataaaggtgctctacgagtgtctccgaaggtgtccgttgagttagcatggatcaagactgggatttgtcactccgtgtgacggagaggtatctcggggcccactcggtaatactacatcacatataagccttgcaagcaatgtgactcaagtgtgagtcacgggatcttgtattacggaacgagtaaagagccttgccggtaaggagattgaaataggtatagggataccgacgatcaaatctcgggcaagtaacataccgaaggacaaagggaatgttatacgggattatatgaatccttggcacagaggttcaaccgatgagatcttcgtagaatatgtaggatccaatatgggcatcgaggtcttgctattgtatattgaccgagaagtgtctcgggtcatgtctacatagttctcgaacccgcacggtctgcacacttaaggttcgatgatgttttagtatagttgagttatatgtgttggcaaccaaaggttgttccgagtcctggatgagatcatgaacgtcgtgagggtttccggaatggtccggaaacgaagatttatatataggaagttgatgtttggattccggaaggttttcgggcattgtcggagtgtaccgggagtgacgaatgggttccgcgggcccactgggtgggcccaccacgccccaaggggtccacgtgggtttattggatgtacaataaggtataatgggctgacaaagtcatccaaggaaagcccatgagcaaaaagtggaaaaaccaaaagaggtgggaaaataaggaaggagtcctaatccaagtgggattggagaaggactcctccctcccacttcggccgacccaaggaatgcctcctttggccggcgccctagggctttgccccaccccttggctcctcctatatatactagaggcttagggctgtttgagacataacttttgccacgtgcaacttaaacctacacctcgtacttcttcctctagattagatttctgcggagctcgggcggagccgtgcaggaatagatcatcaccaacacctgcgcgccgtcacgctgccggagaactcatctacttctccgcctctcttgctggatgaagaaggccgagatcgtcatcgagatgtacgtgtgctgaacgcggaggtgtcgtccattcggtgctagatcaaaacggatcgtgggacgacggtgatttgaatcacgaagttgtaccactacatcaaccgcgtttttaacgcttcccgctgagcgatctacaagggtatgtggatctaatctcctctcgtagatgaatatcaccatgataggtcttcgtgtgcgtaggaaattttttgtttcccatgcaacgttccccaacagtggcatgatgagctaggttcatgcgtagatgttatcttgagtagaacacaaaagtttttgtgggcgttgatgttcgattttctgccctccttagtcttttctcgattcagcggtattgttggattgaagcggcccggatcgacattactcgtacacttacgagagactggtttcattgactaacgtggaactcgttgcataaagatgactgatgggtgcctgtttcttcaactttagttgaattggatttgaccgaggcggtccttggagagaggttaaatagcaatttgcacatcaccgttgtggtgtttgcgtaagtaagatgcgatcatactagatacccatagcagccacgtaaaacatgcaacaacaaattagaggacgtctaacttgtttttgcagggtatgcttgtgatgtgatatggccaaagacattatgtcatatattggatgtatgagatgatcatgttgtaatagttaatatcgatttgcacgtcgatgctacggcaaccggcaggagccatagggttgtctttaaactaacatttgtgtttgcagatgtgtttactatattgctagatcgtagctttagtagtaatagcatagatagcacgacaacctcgatggcggcacgatgatggagatcatgatgtggcgTGAGTGGCaacgaagatcatgtcggtgctttggtgatggagatcaagaagcacaagatcatggccatatcatgtcacttatgaattgcatgtgatgttaatacttttatgcaccttattttgcttagaacgacggtagcattataagatgatcccttactaaaatttgaagatgaaattgtgttctccccgactgtgcaccgttgcgacagttcgtcgtttcgagacaccacatgatgatcgggtgtgatagactcaacgttcacatacaacgggtgcaaaacagttgcacaagcagaacactcgggttaaacttgacgagcctagcatgtgcagagatggcctcggaagacaagagaccgaaaggtcgagcatgaatcgtatagttgatatgattagcatagagatgcttaccactgaagctatactcaactcacgtgatgatcggacttgagttagtggatttggatcatgtaccactcaaattactagagggatatattttttgagtgggagtttattaagtaatttgattagttaaactctaattatcatgaacatagtcaaaaggtctttgtgaattatgatgtagcttgcgctatagctctactgtttttatatgttcctagagaaaatttagttgaaagatgatagtagcaactttgcggaccgagtccataaaactgaggattgtcctcattgatgcgcagaaggcttatgtccttaatgcaccactcggtgtgctacacctcaagcgtcgtctatggatgttgcgaacatctgacatacacgtttttgatgactaggtgatagttcagtgcgtaatacttaatggcttagaagcaaggcgccgaagatgttttgaaacgtcatggaacataaaatttgttctaagagatgaaattgagatttcatgctcgtgcccttgttgagagttatgagacctccgacaagattctttgtctacaaagtaaaggagaaaagctcaatcgttgagcatgtgctcagattgtccgagtacaacaatcgcttgaatcaagtgggagttaatcttccacatgagatagtgatggttctccaaagtcactgccactaagctgctggagcttcatgatgaactataacatatcaaggatagatatgatgatccttgagcgattcgcaatgtttgacactgcgaaagtagaaatcaagaaggagcatcaattattgatggttagtaaaaccactagtttcaaggagggcaagggctagaagggatacttcatggaacgaaaaaccagttgctgctctaatgaagaaacccgagattgaacccaaacccgagactaagtgcttctgttatgaggggaacagtcactgaggcagagctaccctagatacttggtagataagaaggctggaaaagtcgacagaagtatatttgatatacatgatattgatgtgtactttactagtattcctagtggcACTAGGGTATTaggtaccggttcggttgctaagtgattagtaactcgaaataaaagcaaaggaataaacggagactagctaaaggcaaggtgacgatacgtgttggaagtgtttccaaggttgatgtgatcaaacatcgcacgctccctctaccatcgggattggtgttaaacctaaataattgatatttggtgtttgcgttgagcatgaacatgattagatcgtgtttattgcaatacaattattcatttaaagagaataatggttattctatttgcttgaataattaccttcaatggtttattgaatctcgatcgtagtgctacacatgttcataatattgatgccaaaagatacaaagtaataatcatagtaccacttacttgtggcactgccacttgagtcatgttggtgtaaaatgaatgaagaagctccatgctgatggatctttgtactcactcatttttgaaacgtttgagacatgcaaaccatacctgttggtataaacgcatgaagaaactccatgcgaatggatcgtttggactcacttgattttgaatcacttgagacatgcaaaatcatatcacatttaacaagaaagtaacttgttggaagcaatacattttgatgtgtgcagtccaatgagtgatgaggcacgcagtggatatagttatgttcttacttcactgacgacttgagtagatacatgagtatttacttgatgaatcacaagtctgaaatattgaaaagttcaaaactatttcagagtgaagatcgtcgtgacaagaggataaactgtctatgatatgatcacacagatgaatatctcagttgcgagttttggtacacagttaagacaatgtggaaattgtttcgcagttcatgccacctagaacaccatagggtgatggtgtgtccgaacgtcatagcagcggcctatttgatatggtgcatactatgatgtctcttattgaattaccactatcgtttatgggttatgcattagagagaaccacattcactttaaatagggcaccgcatatttccgttgagatgatatagtatagactatggtttggagaaacctaagttgttgtttcttaaaagtttggggctgcgatccttatgtgaaaaagttttcagtctgataagctcgaacccaaagcgaataaatgcatattcataggatatccaaaacagttgggtacatctcctatctcagatctggaagcaaagtgtttgtttctagaaacgggtcctttctcgaggaaaggtttctctcgaaataattgagtgggagggtggtgaaacttgatgaggttagtgagccgtcacttcaaccagtgtgtagcagggcgcaggaagttgttcctgtggcgcctacaccaattgaagtggaaactgatgatggtgatcattgagcttcggatcaagttactacaaacctcgtaggtcgacaaaggtcgagaaggtcgcgtactactacagagaggtacggtaaccttgtcttggaggtcatgttgttgaacaacaatgaacctacgagctatggagaagcgatggtgggcacggattacgacaaatggttggaggccatgaaatccgagagaggatccatgtatgaaaacaaagtgtagactttggaagaactacttgatggtcgtaggactgttaagtaaagattgacctttaaagggaagacatgcgatgatg
This region includes:
- the LOC123395428 gene encoding cyclase-like protein 4 produces the protein MELLPFFLLLLVGATVASAEPAYPGYGATDAEPACGVKGDAAAAVAPVPVPERREEFDGGRILDISHYYREDMPAFESAEGTPGFLRLARSMRNGSDIANFSELRLTAHSGTHVDAPGHVFEHYYDAGFDIDTLDLAVLNGPALLVDVPRDTNITADVMESLHIPKGVRRVLFRTLNTDRKLMWKKEFDSSYVGFMEDGAQWLIDNTDIQLVGVDYLSVGAYDECIPAHLVFLEKMEVILVEALNLEDVATGIYTLHCLPLRLRGAEGSPARCILIK